One genomic region from Rhinoraja longicauda isolate Sanriku21f chromosome 34, sRhiLon1.1, whole genome shotgun sequence encodes:
- the LOC144609735 gene encoding histone H2AX-like produces MTGRGKTGGKAKAKAKSRSSRAGLQFPVGRVHRLLRKGNYGERVGAGAPVYLAAVLEYLTAEILELAGNAARDNKKSRIIPRHLQLAVRNDEELNKLLGGVTIAQGGVLPNIQAVLLPKKTSTTSGTKSK; encoded by the coding sequence ATGACTGGACGAGGGAAAACCGGAGGCAAAGCCAAGGCCAAGGCTAAATCACGATCGTCCCGGGCCGGACTGCAGTTCCCGGTGGGCCGTGTTCACAGGCTCCTGAGAAAGGGCAACTATGGTGAGCGGGTGGGTGCCGGAGCCCCGGTCTATCTGGCTGCAGTGCTCGAGTATCTGACGGCTGAAATCCTGGAGCTGGCCGGCAACGCGGCCCGGGACAACAAGAAGAGCCGCATCATCCCCAGACACCTGCAGCTGGCCGTCCGCAACGACGAGGAGCTCAACAAGTTGCTGGGAGGGGTGACCATCGCTCAGGGCGGGGTGCTGCCTAATATCCAGGCCGTGCTGTTGCCCAAGAAAACCAGCACAACCTCTGGCACTAAGAGCAAATAG